A DNA window from Artemia franciscana unplaced genomic scaffold, ASM3288406v1 Scaffold_6819, whole genome shotgun sequence contains the following coding sequences:
- the LOC136043498 gene encoding uncharacterized protein LOC136043498 yields the protein MESMVEWYGRNGCPKGRTSKDETRRKNRWGHKLINFCSEGRLIILNGRVGKDHERGDFTCFGSGKPSVIDYIMVDRRLWENCLDFYVMDVVGSDHQPIEVVMKAGQANKWMYEIEGERYSWRNEGKREDKGRKVMKQQIRVDCMEENRLKNLLESEQMQKRAEECIYILGEGKLEEAVQEISEEVYQKCSGISNNKERVRNTNEFFDEDCWRLKVNLIQLLRKVKGALNDQEMNKHLSEYRTERKIYKRLLKMRKKQVEEIRAIKISEEYLSKDPKQFWSEVRREFKANDKLIPPAESWKTYLEQDTSKREQYGDGIGSLVEELREQNGFPLRQEDYSLLEPIKVEEVCASLKEMKGSSAPGVDGIPAKIWKMGKTVLVPVLAAVFSFVTENRK from the coding sequence TAGGACAAGCAAAGATGAAACTAGGAGGAAAAATAGGTGGGGCCAtaagttgataaatttttgtagTGAGGGTCGgttgataattttgaatggaaggGTGGGTAAAGATCATGAAAGGGGAGATTTTACGTGCTTTGGTTCGGGGAAGCCTAGCgtgattgattatattatggTTGATAGGAGGTTATGGGaaaattgtttggatttttatgttatgGATGTTGTAGGATCAGACCACCAGCCAATAGAGGTAGTCATGAAGGCAGGACAGGCGAATAAATGGATGTATGAGATAGAGGGTGAGAGATATAGTTGGAGGAATGAGGGGAAGAGGGAAGATAAGGGTAGGAAGGTAATGAAGCAGCAGATTAGGGTAGATTGTATGGAGGAAAAccgtttgaaaaatttgttggaaaGTGAACAGATGCAGAAAAGGGCGGAGGAATGCATATATATACTGGGAGAAGGGAAGTTAGAAGAAGCCGTGCAAGAAATATCAGAGGAAGTATACCAGAAATGCAGTGGGATATCAAATAACAAGGAGAGGGTGAGAAATACAAACGAATTCTTTGATGAGGATTGTTGGAGGCTGAAAGTAAACCTTATTCAACTTCTCAGGAAAGTGAAAGGAGCACTAAATGACCAGGAAATGAATAAACACTTATCGGAGTACCgaacagagagaaaaatctacaagaggttattaaaaatgagaaaaaaacaagtagaagagaTTAGGGCTATAAAGATCAGCGAGGAATACTTGTCAAAAGACCCAAAACAGTTTTGGAGTGAAGTAAGGCGGGAATTCAAGGCCAACGACAAACTCATACCTCCAGCTGAGTCGTGGAAAACATACCTGGAGCAGGACACTAGCAAAAGGGAGCAATATGGAGACGGTATAGGGAGTTTAGTAGAGGAGCTACGAGAGCAGAATGGTTTCCCCTTAAGACAAGAGGATTATAGTCTATTAGAACCGATTAAGGTAGAGGAAGTTTGTGCAAGCCTAAAAGAAATGAAGGGATCTTCGGCGCCGGGGGTGGATGGAATACCagcaaagatttggaaaatggggaaaacagttctagtaccagttttagcagcagttttcagttttgtgactGAAAATAGGAAATGA